A portion of the Tenacibaculum todarodis genome contains these proteins:
- a CDS encoding DUF3631 domain-containing protein, whose translation MASKKANKISKARKIVKRINADLIDASFDALENTVKTGKKWQKLAEKLVKKAEPISKKQKEMVLETAETIKGQLETGTDRLKTLVGYDPKMVEAAKKMVTEHPLVEKAEEVKNRIEKEVSNNKIVKKAEKMSAKLSQKLTDTIEDVKEKIEDYTEDLVDEVKDRVEDVVEKVEDLVDGKKAKKVTKKTAKKATKKVAKKVTKTVEAKKPVAKKVVAKVVTVLKSDKKDDLKVIKGIGPKLEETLNEIGFTAYEQLAKMTIKDITKLLADAEVNTKIYDISGWKAQSKLALTGDMDAVKNWVKK comes from the coding sequence ATGGCATCTAAGAAAGCAAATAAGATTAGTAAGGCTAGAAAAATAGTGAAAAGAATAAATGCAGATTTAATTGACGCATCTTTTGACGCTTTAGAAAACACAGTAAAAACTGGAAAGAAATGGCAAAAATTAGCTGAGAAGTTAGTTAAGAAAGCAGAGCCAATTTCTAAAAAACAAAAAGAAATGGTTTTAGAAACTGCTGAAACTATTAAAGGACAGTTAGAAACTGGTACAGATCGTTTAAAAACATTAGTTGGTTACGATCCAAAAATGGTTGAAGCTGCTAAAAAAATGGTAACTGAACACCCTTTAGTTGAAAAAGCTGAAGAAGTAAAAAACCGTATAGAGAAAGAAGTTTCTAATAACAAAATAGTTAAGAAAGCAGAAAAAATGTCTGCTAAATTAAGTCAAAAACTTACTGATACTATTGAAGACGTTAAAGAAAAAATTGAAGATTATACGGAAGATTTAGTTGACGAGGTTAAGGATAGAGTAGAAGATGTTGTAGAAAAAGTAGAAGACCTTGTTGATGGGAAGAAAGCGAAGAAAGTAACTAAGAAAACTGCTAAAAAAGCTACCAAAAAGGTTGCTAAGAAAGTAACTAAAACTGTTGAAGCTAAAAAACCAGTTGCTAAAAAAGTAGTTGCTAAAGTTGTTACTGTTTTAAAGTCTGATAAGAAAGATGATTTAAAAGTAATTAAAGGTATTGGGCCAAAATTAGAGGAAACTTTAAACGAAATTGGTTTTACTGCTTATGAGCAATTAGCTAAAATGACTATTAAAGACATTACAAAGTTATTAGCTGATGCAGAGGTAAATACCAAAATCTATGATATTTCTGGTTGGAAAGCACAATCTAAATTAGCTTTAACTGGTGATATGGATGCAGTTAAAAACTGGGTAAAGAAATAA